In Cytobacillus oceanisediminis, the following proteins share a genomic window:
- a CDS encoding peptidoglycan D,D-transpeptidase FtsI family protein — MWRKRAVGWLIVSFMILCFLMGRLIQLQLVSTDHFTGREINLLEASVRQRSQEMIIDAGRGNFLDRSGNPMTFENKSVLILFPFLAKMEWDIKKISEITGASEYSLRHSVENAKEPFAFGTPEPIQLSFDQMEDINALKIPGVFAVEKKYRRSEKPAAQLIGITGQNQNVLNERYPDKDLSSDTMIGITGMEKSFDEFLLPEGASKLVYHVDGTGGPLFGIDVKYVEPANPFYPVNIKTTLDYDLQMMAEKLADQHGIKKGGVVLLDIETNSVLAMVSRPSINKDNPFDEESRGTVNHMIKQQIMGSVFKTVVAAAAIDHGLDDPQRQFDCSRKINGEPDLKYQHGMLNFNDSFARSCNNTFASIAKELKDINPDLLEEYAEKLSLIGPVSWQGDIYHFNDFKQLQDEEKGRVFLSEDAKKDSNFAGLTGIGQHEVRATPLAVANMMATIARGGEKEMVRVASEIEYRNSSSLIEFKKQKLGDIIAPFTAMKLQRLLREVVINEEGTGRWFKELPYETAGKSGTAETGIMADGKQLHNKWFAGYFPYKNPKYALVAVNLEVTEDTGGVNPLFADIVKEIYNNNHKKENPPSDSADS, encoded by the coding sequence ATGTGGAGAAAAAGAGCAGTTGGCTGGCTTATCGTTAGTTTCATGATCCTTTGTTTTCTTATGGGCAGACTGATACAGCTGCAGCTTGTTTCAACAGATCATTTTACAGGCAGAGAAATCAATCTATTGGAAGCGAGTGTCCGTCAGCGGTCCCAGGAGATGATTATTGATGCCGGGAGAGGGAATTTCCTGGATCGCAGCGGAAATCCAATGACATTTGAAAATAAATCTGTTCTTATATTATTCCCCTTCCTTGCAAAAATGGAGTGGGATATAAAGAAGATATCTGAAATTACGGGTGCTTCGGAGTATTCTTTGCGACATTCAGTTGAGAATGCAAAAGAACCGTTTGCCTTTGGAACCCCAGAGCCAATACAGCTGTCATTCGATCAGATGGAAGATATCAATGCATTGAAAATTCCGGGTGTCTTTGCTGTTGAGAAGAAATACAGACGTTCTGAGAAACCAGCAGCTCAGCTAATTGGAATTACCGGACAAAATCAGAACGTTTTAAATGAAAGGTATCCGGACAAAGATCTGTCTTCTGACACAATGATCGGCATTACCGGCATGGAGAAAAGCTTTGATGAGTTTCTGCTTCCTGAAGGGGCATCAAAACTTGTATATCATGTGGATGGGACAGGCGGACCGCTGTTTGGGATTGATGTAAAATATGTTGAGCCAGCAAACCCCTTTTATCCGGTCAATATTAAAACCACTTTGGACTATGATTTGCAGATGATGGCCGAAAAATTGGCTGATCAGCATGGGATTAAAAAAGGCGGAGTTGTCCTCCTTGATATAGAGACTAATTCGGTTTTGGCAATGGTGTCACGTCCATCCATTAATAAAGATAATCCTTTTGATGAAGAAAGCCGCGGGACGGTTAATCATATGATTAAACAGCAAATTATGGGATCGGTTTTTAAAACTGTGGTGGCAGCCGCGGCAATTGATCATGGTCTGGACGATCCGCAAAGGCAATTTGACTGCAGCAGGAAAATAAACGGGGAGCCCGATCTTAAATACCAGCATGGGATGCTGAATTTTAATGATAGCTTTGCCAGAAGCTGCAATAATACATTTGCTTCCATTGCTAAGGAGCTAAAAGATATTAACCCGGATCTCCTTGAGGAGTATGCAGAAAAGCTTTCATTAATCGGTCCTGTGAGCTGGCAGGGGGATATTTATCATTTTAATGATTTCAAACAGCTTCAAGATGAAGAAAAAGGACGTGTATTTTTGTCTGAAGATGCAAAAAAAGACAGTAATTTTGCAGGCCTGACAGGGATCGGACAGCATGAAGTGAGAGCCACTCCACTTGCTGTTGCCAACATGATGGCAACTATAGCAAGAGGAGGCGAAAAAGAAATGGTCCGGGTTGCTTCTGAAATAGAATATAGAAACAGTTCATCTCTTATAGAGTTCAAGAAGCAGAAGCTGGGAGATATAATTGCCCCTTTTACTGCTATGAAGCTTCAAAGGCTGCTTAGGGAAGTAGTAATAAATGAAGAAGGGACCGGCCGCTGGTTTAAAGAACTTCCATACGAAACTGCAGGTAAATCGGGCACTGCAGAAACAGGCATAATGGCAGATGGAAAACAGCTTCACAATAAATGGTTTGCTGGTTATTTCCCTTATAAAAATCCAAAATATGCCCTTGTAGCGGTAAACCTGGAAGTTACTGAAGACACAGGAGGGGTAAATCCGCTTTTTGCTGATATTGTGAAAGAAATCTATAACAATAATCATAAAAAAGAAAATCCTCCATCTGACTCTGCAGACTCTTAA
- the greA gene encoding transcription elongation factor GreA, with amino-acid sequence MATEKVFPMTQAGKEKLEQELEYLKSVKRKEVVERIKIARSFGDLSENSEYDSAKEEQAFVEGRITTLENMIRNAKIIQEEEMAGDIVGLGRSVTFVELPDGDEETYTIVGSAEADPFEGKISNDSPIAKSLIGRTVGDEVTVQTPGGEMNVRIVSIK; translated from the coding sequence TTGGCTACAGAAAAGGTTTTCCCAATGACACAAGCAGGTAAAGAAAAACTTGAGCAGGAACTTGAATATTTAAAATCGGTTAAACGCAAAGAAGTGGTTGAACGTATAAAAATCGCAAGAAGCTTCGGAGATCTTTCCGAGAACTCAGAATATGATTCAGCGAAAGAAGAGCAGGCATTTGTTGAGGGCCGGATTACCACTCTTGAAAATATGATCCGCAATGCAAAGATAATCCAAGAGGAAGAAATGGCCGGAGATATTGTGGGGCTTGGCCGTTCCGTTACTTTCGTAGAGCTTCCAGATGGAGACGAAGAAACTTACACCATCGTGGGAAGTGCAGAGGCAGATCCTTTTGAAGGAAAAATCTCAAATGATTCCCCTATTGCAAAAAGCCTGATTGGCCGTACAGTTGGAGACGAAGTGACTGTTCAGACTCCTGGTGGAGAAATGAACGTACGCATTGTTTCCATTAAATAA
- the udk gene encoding uridine kinase yields MKRKPVVIGVAGGSGSGKTSVTKAIYDRFKGHSILMIEQDYYYKDQTHLPFEERLKTNYDHPLAFDNDLLIEHIESLLRYEPINKPVYDYAMHTRSEEVIEVEPKDVIILEGILILEDERLRNLMDMKLYVDTDADLRIIRRLFRDIKERGRTMDSVIEQYVNVVRPMHNQFIEPTKRYADIIIPEGGHNYVAIDLMVTKIQTILEQKSFL; encoded by the coding sequence ATGAAACGCAAACCCGTTGTAATTGGGGTGGCCGGCGGTTCCGGCTCAGGTAAAACGAGCGTGACCAAAGCGATCTATGACCGTTTCAAAGGGCACTCAATCCTTATGATAGAACAAGACTATTATTATAAGGATCAGACTCATCTGCCTTTTGAAGAAAGATTGAAAACGAATTATGACCATCCTCTAGCATTTGATAACGATTTGCTAATTGAACATATTGAAAGCCTGCTGAGATATGAACCGATTAACAAGCCTGTATATGATTATGCCATGCATACAAGGTCAGAAGAGGTAATTGAAGTCGAACCAAAGGATGTAATCATCTTAGAAGGCATTCTGATCCTTGAGGATGAGAGGCTCCGTAATCTGATGGATATGAAATTATATGTAGATACGGATGCCGACCTGCGTATTATCCGCCGCTTATTCAGGGATATAAAAGAACGGGGACGCACCATGGATTCAGTCATAGAACAATATGTAAATGTGGTACGGCCAATGCATAATCAATTTATTGAACCGACCAAAAGATATGCTGACATCATTATCCCAGAAGGCGGGCATAATTATGTTGCCATCGATTTAATGGTCACAAAAATTCAAACAATTCTTGAACAAAAGTCATTTTTATGA
- a CDS encoding peptidase U32 family protein, giving the protein MAAVKEKISEIVNGKRVIVKKPELLAPAGNLEKLKIAVHYGADAVFIGGQEYGLRSNAGNFTFEEMKEGVEFAKKYGAKIYVTTNIFAHNENIDGLEEYLLGLKEAGVAGIIVADPLIIETCRRVAPEIEVHLSTQQSLSNWKAVEFWKEEGLERVVLARETSAEEIKEMKEKVDIEIETFIHGAMCIAYSGRCTLSNHMTARDSNRGGCCQSCRWDYDLYQLEGENEVPLYSEGVAPFAMSPKDLKLIESIPRMIELGIDSLKIEGRMKSIHYIATVVSVYRKVIDAYCADPDNFKIKQEWLEELDKCANRETAPAFFEGVPGYKEQMFGNHSKKTNIDFVGLVLEYNQDTKIVTLQQRNKFQPGEEVEFFGPEIDNFTQVIDKIWDEKGNELDAARHPLQIVQFKVDKPVYPNNMMRKEL; this is encoded by the coding sequence ATGGCAGCTGTAAAAGAGAAAATTTCCGAAATTGTCAACGGCAAAAGGGTTATTGTAAAGAAGCCTGAATTGCTTGCTCCGGCAGGAAACCTTGAAAAGCTGAAGATTGCCGTCCACTATGGTGCAGACGCCGTGTTCATCGGCGGACAGGAATATGGCCTCCGTTCGAACGCAGGCAACTTCACTTTTGAAGAAATGAAAGAAGGCGTGGAATTCGCCAAAAAATACGGAGCTAAGATTTATGTCACAACCAATATTTTCGCACATAACGAAAATATTGATGGTCTTGAGGAGTATTTGCTGGGCCTTAAAGAAGCAGGAGTAGCAGGAATCATTGTAGCAGATCCGCTTATCATTGAAACCTGCCGGCGTGTTGCACCGGAGATAGAAGTCCATTTAAGCACGCAGCAATCCCTATCCAACTGGAAGGCAGTCGAGTTCTGGAAAGAAGAAGGCTTGGAGCGTGTCGTCCTTGCCCGTGAAACAAGTGCGGAGGAAATCAAAGAAATGAAGGAGAAGGTTGACATTGAAATTGAAACCTTCATCCACGGGGCAATGTGTATTGCCTACTCCGGACGCTGTACACTCAGCAATCATATGACAGCCCGTGATTCCAACAGGGGCGGCTGCTGTCAATCCTGCCGCTGGGATTATGACTTATACCAGCTTGAAGGCGAGAATGAAGTTCCTTTATACAGTGAAGGAGTTGCTCCTTTTGCAATGAGTCCGAAAGATCTTAAGCTGATTGAATCAATTCCCCGTATGATTGAACTGGGAATCGACAGCTTAAAAATAGAAGGACGCATGAAATCCATTCATTACATTGCAACAGTAGTCAGCGTTTACCGTAAAGTGATTGATGCCTATTGTGCAGATCCAGATAACTTCAAGATTAAGCAGGAATGGCTTGAAGAGCTTGATAAATGTGCAAACCGCGAAACAGCTCCCGCTTTCTTTGAAGGGGTTCCTGGGTATAAAGAGCAAATGTTTGGAAATCATAGCAAAAAGACGAATATCGATTTCGTCGGGCTTGTACTGGAATACAATCAGGATACAAAAATTGTTACCCTTCAGCAAAGAAACAAATTTCAGCCTGGAGAGGAAGTTGAATTCTTCGGTCCTGAAATTGATAATTTTACACAAGTCATCGATAAAATATGGGATGAAAAAGGCAATGAGCTGGATGCAGCGCGCCATCCGCTTCAAATTGTTCAATTTAAGGTTGATAAGCCGGTATACCCTAACAACATGATGCGAAAGGAGCTCTAA
- a CDS encoding peptidase U32 family protein, which produces MKKPELLVTPTRIEDIEQLVSAGADAFVVGEQRYGLRLAGEFTREDVKKAVEIAHKHEKQVFVAMNALFHNDKVPELEDYISFLKEINADAVIFGDPAVLMAARSAAPDMKLHWNTETTATNWYTCNYWGRKGAKRAVLAREINMDAIIEIKENAEVEIEVQVHGMTAMFQSKRSLLGNYYEYQGKALEVENRKQEKNMFLHDKERENKYPIFEDENGTHIMSPNDICIIDELQEMIEAGVDSFKIDGILKSPDYIIEVTKLYRKAIDLCVEDPDQYDEIKDGLLAEIEEIQPANRPIDTGFFFKETVY; this is translated from the coding sequence ATGAAAAAACCTGAACTGTTAGTAACACCCACAAGAATTGAAGATATCGAGCAGCTTGTGTCGGCTGGTGCAGATGCCTTTGTTGTAGGTGAACAGCGTTATGGACTGAGGCTTGCAGGAGAATTCACAAGGGAAGATGTGAAAAAAGCGGTGGAAATTGCCCACAAGCATGAAAAACAAGTGTTTGTGGCGATGAATGCTTTATTTCATAATGATAAAGTGCCTGAGCTCGAGGACTATATCAGTTTCTTAAAAGAAATAAATGCTGATGCTGTTATCTTCGGGGATCCGGCTGTATTAATGGCAGCCCGTTCGGCTGCCCCTGACATGAAGCTCCATTGGAATACCGAAACTACTGCAACAAACTGGTATACATGCAACTACTGGGGCAGAAAGGGTGCTAAACGCGCAGTCCTGGCAAGAGAGATTAATATGGATGCCATCATTGAAATAAAAGAAAATGCTGAAGTGGAAATTGAAGTGCAGGTTCATGGCATGACTGCAATGTTCCAATCAAAGCGCTCCCTGCTTGGCAATTATTATGAATACCAGGGAAAAGCCCTGGAAGTTGAAAACCGTAAACAGGAAAAAAATATGTTCCTTCACGATAAGGAACGGGAAAACAAATACCCGATCTTCGAAGATGAAAATGGCACTCATATCATGAGCCCTAATGACATCTGCATTATAGATGAACTGCAGGAAATGATTGAAGCAGGCGTTGATTCATTTAAAATTGATGGAATATTAAAAAGCCCGGACTACATTATCGAAGTCACTAAACTCTACAGAAAAGCTATTGATCTATGTGTCGAAGACCCGGACCAATACGATGAAATAAAAGACGGCCTTCTCGCTGAAATTGAAGAAATTCAGCCGGCGAACCGTCCGATTGATACTGGATTCTTCTTTAAAGAAACCGTCTACTGA
- a CDS encoding O-methyltransferase — protein MNDKLHAYIEEIIPERPHLLNKMEQYAKEHNVPIMELAGIEAMLQLLRIQKPKAILEVGTAIGYSALRMAFAVPEAKIVTIERDVERYQLAEQYIDEARKKEQILIIKGDALEVEEDVKKHGPYDAIFIDAAKGQYQRFFELYSRYLSYDGVIITDNVLFKGLVCESDIENKRIRNLVKKIDVFNKWLMSHPEYHTVILPVGDGVAISKKR, from the coding sequence ATGAATGATAAGCTGCATGCATATATAGAGGAAATAATACCTGAAAGACCCCATTTACTGAACAAAATGGAGCAATACGCCAAGGAACATAATGTTCCGATCATGGAACTGGCAGGAATCGAGGCGATGCTTCAGCTTTTGCGCATCCAAAAGCCGAAAGCGATTTTGGAAGTAGGCACGGCAATTGGCTATTCTGCACTCAGAATGGCATTCGCAGTTCCTGAAGCGAAAATTGTTACAATTGAACGCGATGTGGAACGTTACCAGCTTGCCGAGCAATATATAGATGAAGCCCGGAAAAAGGAGCAAATCCTCATCATAAAGGGAGATGCACTGGAAGTTGAGGAGGACGTAAAAAAACACGGGCCCTATGATGCAATTTTTATCGATGCAGCAAAGGGTCAATATCAGCGGTTTTTTGAATTATATTCCCGCTATCTCTCTTATGACGGTGTAATCATTACCGATAATGTCCTTTTTAAAGGCCTTGTGTGTGAATCTGATATAGAAAATAAACGTATTCGGAATCTGGTTAAAAAAATTGATGTGTTTAATAAATGGTTAATGAGTCATCCTGAATATCACACAGTTATTTTGCCTGTTGGGGATGGCGTGGCAATTAGTAAAAAGAGGTGA
- the mltG gene encoding endolytic transglycosylase MltG yields the protein MSADDKKGKKEIIREKMIERQGEAKVVRKIVMIVAIILLISAAAVIGGGYFYINSALKPVDPDNDKSKKVEIPIGSSVTGIGNVLEENGIIRDARVFKYYVKFKNEAGFMAGEYELKPSMNMKEILDSLKTGKVMEEMAFKITIPEGKQLEQISGIIAEKTDKKPEDVLKKLNDKAFIESLMAEYPELLTKEILAENIKYPLEGYLFPATYPFYKEDPTIEEIVEVMLDKTASVIKEYRGDMEQREYTPHKLLTMASLIEEEATAKVDRDQIASVFYNRIDTGMPLQTDPTVLYAHGEHKSRVLYKDLEIDSPYNTYKYPGLTPGPIANAGVSSIEAALVPAETDYLYFLATSTGEVLFSKTLDEHNQKKAQHITNN from the coding sequence ATGTCGGCAGACGATAAAAAAGGGAAAAAAGAAATAATACGCGAAAAAATGATTGAGCGCCAAGGCGAAGCGAAAGTAGTCCGGAAAATTGTAATGATAGTTGCAATCATATTATTAATCTCAGCTGCTGCAGTGATTGGTGGCGGATATTTTTATATTAATTCAGCTTTAAAGCCTGTTGATCCCGACAATGATAAGTCAAAGAAAGTAGAAATACCAATTGGTTCATCTGTTACAGGAATCGGCAATGTTCTTGAAGAAAATGGAATTATCAGGGATGCGCGTGTCTTTAAATATTATGTGAAATTTAAAAATGAAGCTGGATTCATGGCAGGAGAATATGAATTGAAGCCTTCCATGAACATGAAGGAAATCCTGGATAGCTTGAAAACAGGTAAGGTTATGGAAGAAATGGCTTTCAAGATCACCATTCCGGAGGGAAAACAGCTTGAGCAGATATCAGGAATTATTGCCGAAAAGACTGATAAAAAACCTGAAGACGTTTTGAAGAAACTCAATGATAAAGCTTTTATTGAGTCTTTAATGGCAGAATATCCTGAATTGCTGACAAAGGAAATTCTTGCAGAGAATATTAAGTATCCCCTTGAAGGATACTTATTCCCGGCAACCTATCCTTTTTACAAAGAAGATCCGACTATAGAGGAAATTGTCGAAGTTATGCTCGATAAAACGGCATCAGTTATTAAAGAGTATAGAGGTGACATGGAGCAGCGGGAATACACCCCGCACAAATTATTGACAATGGCATCACTCATAGAGGAAGAAGCAACTGCGAAAGTAGACCGTGATCAGATTGCGAGTGTTTTCTACAATCGGATAGACACAGGAATGCCGCTGCAGACAGATCCAACTGTCCTGTATGCACATGGAGAACATAAATCAAGGGTCCTATATAAAGACTTGGAGATCGACTCGCCATACAACACATATAAGTATCCTGGACTGACGCCCGGACCAATTGCCAATGCCGGCGTTTCATCAATTGAAGCAGCATTGGTGCCAGCAGAGACAGATTACCTGTACTTCCTGGCTACATCAACAGGAGAAGTGCTTTTCTCAAAAACTCTAGATGAGCATAACCAAAAGAAAGCACAGCATATTACAAATAATTAA
- a CDS encoding DUF1292 domain-containing protein — protein sequence MNHGDNNITVIDEEGNEQLCEVLFTFDSEEFGKSYVLYYPVGADENDDEEIEIHASAFSPSEDSKDGELQPIETEEEWDLIEEMLNTFLDEQED from the coding sequence ATGAACCATGGAGATAACAACATTACTGTAATTGACGAGGAAGGCAACGAGCAGCTTTGCGAAGTATTGTTCACGTTTGATTCCGAAGAATTCGGCAAGTCATATGTCCTGTACTACCCAGTGGGAGCAGATGAAAATGATGATGAAGAAATTGAAATTCACGCATCTGCATTCAGCCCAAGCGAAGACAGCAAGGATGGCGAACTGCAGCCGATCGAAACAGAAGAGGAATGGGATTTAATTGAAGAAATGCTTAACACATTCCTTGATGAGCAAGAAGATTAA
- the ruvX gene encoding Holliday junction resolvase RuvX: MRTMGLDVGSKTVGVALSDALGWTAQGLETIKISEEEKEFGFERISEIIKEHEVSKIVVGLPKNMNGTIGPRGEASQFYASELEKLFGLPVVLWDERLSTMAAERVLLEADVSRKKRKKVIDKMAAVMILQGFLNSQI; this comes from the coding sequence ATGCGGACTATGGGACTGGATGTCGGCTCTAAGACAGTCGGCGTCGCTCTAAGCGATGCGCTTGGATGGACAGCGCAGGGCTTGGAAACCATCAAAATCAGCGAGGAAGAAAAAGAGTTTGGTTTTGAAAGAATTAGTGAAATAATAAAAGAGCACGAAGTCAGTAAAATTGTTGTCGGCTTGCCTAAAAATATGAATGGAACCATTGGCCCCCGCGGTGAAGCAAGCCAATTCTATGCTTCAGAGCTGGAAAAGCTATTTGGTCTTCCAGTCGTATTATGGGACGAGCGTCTCTCTACAATGGCAGCTGAAAGAGTTTTGCTTGAAGCGGATGTCAGCCGCAAGAAACGGAAAAAGGTCATTGATAAAATGGCAGCCGTCATGATTTTACAAGGCTTTTTAAATAGCCAAATTTAA
- a CDS encoding IreB family regulatory phosphoprotein, with translation MSSFDKTMRFNFPEEPIEQDVNEVLFQVYGALQEKGYNPINQIVGYLLSGDPAYIPRHKDARNIIRKLERDEIIEELVKSYLKQQREG, from the coding sequence ATGAGCTCATTTGATAAAACAATGAGGTTCAATTTTCCTGAAGAACCAATCGAACAAGATGTGAATGAAGTTCTTTTTCAAGTTTATGGGGCCCTCCAGGAAAAAGGGTATAACCCTATTAACCAAATTGTCGGTTATCTGCTGTCCGGGGATCCAGCTTACATTCCCCGCCATAAGGATGCCCGCAATATCATCCGTAAACTTGAACGGGATGAGATCATCGAAGAATTGGTTAAATCATACTTAAAACAGCAGCGTGAGGGGTAA